The genomic segment TGACCCGGGCCTTGGAATACTATGCCAAAACCAATAGGACTGATGGCTTTTGTAATCTTTTTATCTATCCGGGATTTAAATTTAAACTTATTGATGCCCTGATCACCAATTTTCATCTTCCCCGATCAACCCTGCTCATGCTGGTAGCGGCTTTTGCTGGCCATCAATTCATCATGAATGCCTATGAGCATGCAATCAGGCAAAAATATCGCTTTTACAGCTATGGCGATGGTATGTTAATAATCTGATGAATCATTTTACATTAACAGCCACCGATACTTGCAGCCAGGCAAGATGTGGGAGCCTGAAAACCGGTCATGGGGTTATTAAAACCCCATGTTTCATGCCGGTTGGAACCAAGGCGACGGTAAAAGGGCTGACACCACGGCAACTACATGACGAAATAAACGCCCAGATTATTCTGGCCAATACCTATCATTTGTTTTTGCGACCTGGTGAACGGCTTATTGGTGATCTTGGCGGATTGCATGCATTCATGAGCTGGGATGGACCCATCCTGACCGATAGTGGCGGTTTTCAGGTTTTCAGCCTGGCATCCCTGAGAACCCTGGAAGAGGAGGGGGTTACCTTTCGCTCTCCTGTGGATGGCAGTTGTCACCTTCTGACTCCTGAACGGGCCATTGAAATTCAGGAAATCCTGGGGTCGGATATTATCATGGCCTTTGACGAATGTACTTCGTATCCGGTTGATTATGATGTGGCCCGGCGCTCATTGCAGTTGACCGCCAGGTGGGCCGAACGATGTAAAACCGCCCGGAAGCGGTCGGACAACCTGTTGTTTGGTATTGTCCAGGGCAGCATGTTTTCCGAACTGCGCCGTGAAAGCGCTGAGTTGACCCGGGAAATAAATTTTGATGGTTATGCCCTGGGCGGATTGAGCGTTGGCGAAGAAAAATCATTAATGTATGAGATGGTGCAATTCACCGCGCCCTTATTACCGGATAATCAACCTCGTTATCTCATGGGGGTGGGGAAACCCGAGGATATTCTCACTTCAGTGGCAGCCGGTATTGACATGTTTGATTGTGTGCTGCCGACCAGAAACGCCCGAAACGGGATGTATTTTACCTGGCAAGGGCCGTTAGCTATCAAGCAGGCCCGCTATCGTACGGATTCTTTACCCGTTGATGAGCAATGTTCCTGTTATGTCTGTCAGAATTTCTCCCGGGCCTATTTACGGCATTTATTTCGGTCGGCGGAAATACTTTCTTCCGTGCTGGCCACGATCCATAATCTCTATTTTTATCATCAATTAATGCATAAAATCAGGTTTCAGATAGAAAAAGGTTCATTTACAGATTTTATGAAG from the Pseudomonadota bacterium genome contains:
- the tgt gene encoding tRNA guanosine(34) transglycosylase Tgt encodes the protein MNHFTLTATDTCSQARCGSLKTGHGVIKTPCFMPVGTKATVKGLTPRQLHDEINAQIILANTYHLFLRPGERLIGDLGGLHAFMSWDGPILTDSGGFQVFSLASLRTLEEEGVTFRSPVDGSCHLLTPERAIEIQEILGSDIIMAFDECTSYPVDYDVARRSLQLTARWAERCKTARKRSDNLLFGIVQGSMFSELRRESAELTREINFDGYALGGLSVGEEKSLMYEMVQFTAPLLPDNQPRYLMGVGKPEDILTSVAAGIDMFDCVLPTRNARNGMYFTWQGPLAIKQARYRTDSLPVDEQCSCYVCQNFSRAYLRHLFRSAEILSSVLATIHNLYFYHQLMHKIRFQIEKGSFTDFMKNFILNYDISSQSHTK